The following DNA comes from Methanosarcina vacuolata Z-761.
CGGATAACACTTTCATTGCATCGGAATTGAAGGATGCCATCTCTACAGGGTCAAGAAACTCTCTTTTGGCTCCGATAAGAGGGTCTACTGGGAGGATCATATATCCGAAACCTTCCTTTTCAAGAGCCTCTCTGGCTTCTTTCTTTGTTGGGCCATCTGAGACCACAATGCAGGGAACGTCTTTCCATATTTCACGAGCTGCTTTGGGGCCCGGAGCTGCTGCATTCGGGCTGATAATTATCACAAAATCTGCATCCCACTGCTTGAAACTTTCAGAAGCTGCAGCTTCGGCAGGGCTCATTTTGGCACCTGTGCCAAATACACGTACCGTAATTCCCTCTCTTGCTGCAATTTCATCCTGGAGCAGATTGATAACCTGGCTCATTCCCAGGTTGCCCATTTTTATAAAACCTATGTTGACCATTTTTCTCAAAATCCTGTGTTAACCAATTTCTTCAATAATGGAATTCCTAATGGGTTTATAATCCTTTTGGCGAGTTATGTCCTTATCAACTTTCTTTTATAAAAACATATGCAATATATAACTATTATTCAATATCTTTCTCTGCCCCTC
Coding sequences within:
- a CDS encoding F420-dependent methylenetetrahydromethanopterin dehydrogenase: MVNIGFIKMGNLGMSQVINLLQDEIAAREGITVRVFGTGAKMSPAEAAASESFKQWDADFVIIISPNAAAPGPKAAREIWKDVPCIVVSDGPTKKEAREALEKEGFGYMILPVDPLIGAKREFLDPVEMASFNSDAMKVLSVCGVVRLVQEELDKVTDQVASGKSGKELELPHIFAKPEKCVEYAGFENPYAKAKALAALHMAEKVAQVNFPACFMLKEIDQVCLTAAAGHEIMGAAAQLAIQAREIEKSNDTVLRQPHAKNGTLLKKVKLYQKPE